The Halobacterium sp. CBA1132 genome has a segment encoding these proteins:
- the cyoE gene encoding heme o synthase: MGVYVLLVVGATSALTNAAAACRSWPACGGRWYALDSLSLAVVWGHRTAAAVTGVLVLVAAVMAWRRDTTRRVRAAVTVALVAYPVQTAVGAVAATTATSAAVSGAHLALGVLIFAGLVAALAWTLEAQTGHLPSTEWEGAPKGDDDDESAPASGPLATAYAYFRLTKPRLMWLLCLVAAAGMALAAGPSLRAETVVATLGGGVLAIGASGTFNHVLEREKDRKMSRTDDRPLANDRIPKRNAIAFGVTLAAASLAAFYSVNLLTAALGFTAIVFYSVVYTLVLKPNTRQSTVIGGAAGALPALIGWAAVTGDVGVAGLALATVIFLWTPAHFYNLALAYKDDYERGGFPLMPVVSGEATTRKHIIYYLGATLVAAVALSALAGLGVLYAATTVTLGGVFLYAAMRLHRERDRAAAMRAFHASNAYLGCLLVAVVVDAMVV, translated from the coding sequence ATGGGCGTGTACGTGCTGCTCGTCGTCGGCGCGACCTCGGCGCTGACGAACGCGGCGGCGGCGTGTCGCTCGTGGCCGGCCTGCGGCGGACGCTGGTACGCCCTCGACTCGCTGTCGCTGGCGGTCGTGTGGGGACACCGGACGGCGGCCGCCGTCACCGGCGTGCTCGTGCTCGTCGCCGCGGTGATGGCGTGGCGCCGCGACACCACTCGGCGCGTCCGTGCCGCGGTGACGGTGGCGCTGGTCGCCTACCCCGTTCAGACCGCGGTCGGCGCGGTCGCCGCGACGACGGCGACATCGGCCGCGGTCAGTGGCGCTCACCTCGCGCTCGGCGTACTCATCTTCGCCGGCTTGGTCGCCGCGCTCGCGTGGACGCTGGAAGCCCAAACCGGCCACCTCCCCTCTACGGAGTGGGAGGGTGCGCCGAAGGGCGACGACGACGACGAGAGCGCGCCGGCGTCGGGACCGCTGGCGACTGCGTACGCGTACTTCCGACTGACGAAGCCGCGGCTGATGTGGCTGCTCTGTCTGGTCGCCGCGGCCGGCATGGCGCTGGCGGCGGGACCGAGCCTGCGCGCGGAGACGGTCGTCGCAACGCTCGGCGGTGGCGTACTCGCCATCGGCGCGTCCGGGACGTTCAACCACGTTCTCGAACGCGAGAAGGACCGGAAGATGTCCCGCACCGACGACCGCCCGCTGGCGAACGACCGCATCCCGAAGCGTAACGCCATCGCGTTCGGCGTGACGCTGGCGGCGGCGTCGCTGGCGGCGTTTTACAGCGTGAACCTGCTGACCGCTGCGCTCGGGTTCACCGCCATCGTCTTCTACTCGGTCGTCTACACGCTCGTGCTGAAACCGAACACTCGACAGAGCACGGTCATCGGCGGCGCTGCGGGCGCGCTCCCCGCGCTCATCGGATGGGCGGCCGTCACGGGCGACGTGGGTGTCGCGGGCCTCGCGCTCGCGACGGTCATCTTCCTGTGGACGCCCGCGCACTTCTACAACCTCGCGCTGGCGTACAAGGACGACTACGAGCGCGGCGGCTTCCCGCTGATGCCGGTCGTCAGCGGCGAAGCCACGACCCGCAAGCACATCATCTACTACCTCGGCGCGACGCTCGTCGCGGCGGTGGCGCTGTCCGCGCTCGCGGGCCTCGGCGTCCTGTACGCGGCGACGACGGTCACGCTCGGCGGCGTGTTCCTGTACGCCGCGATGCGACTCCACCGCGAGCGCGACCGGGCCGCCGCGATGCGCGCGTTCCACGCGTCGAACGCCTACCTCGGCTGCCTGCTGGTGGCAGTCGTCGTGGACGCGATGGTGGTCTGA
- the coxB gene encoding cytochrome c oxidase subunit II: protein MRGKRLVPVLVAAVGFLAAFVDPVAAQQYQSVTEGLIRDLNTMLLAAALPVTLLVEGILVYTVWKFRNSDEAKPTKENRRLEITWTVATAVVLLFVGVAAYGVMGANTVTATQADAQAAMAEDDTVVVDTVGVQWYWNYEYPEENLSVSSGAATGDVDVGNQPMVVPEDTKLVIRTQSQDVIHAFHAPEIGLKADAVPGQKNYLITNVTQKGTYQLYCAEFCGQGHSEMLGTIAVVEEDTYEEWVEDPENTTIDV from the coding sequence ATGAGAGGCAAGCGGCTCGTACCCGTTCTCGTCGCCGCCGTCGGCTTCCTCGCCGCGTTCGTGGACCCGGTCGCTGCCCAGCAGTACCAGTCGGTGACCGAGGGGCTCATCCGCGACCTGAACACGATGCTGCTCGCGGCAGCGCTCCCGGTCACGCTGCTGGTCGAGGGCATCCTCGTCTACACGGTGTGGAAGTTCCGGAACAGCGACGAGGCGAAACCGACCAAGGAGAACCGCCGGCTCGAAATCACGTGGACCGTCGCCACCGCCGTCGTCCTCCTGTTCGTCGGCGTCGCTGCCTACGGCGTGATGGGCGCCAACACGGTCACCGCGACGCAGGCCGACGCGCAGGCCGCGATGGCAGAAGACGACACCGTCGTCGTCGACACCGTCGGTGTCCAGTGGTACTGGAACTACGAGTACCCCGAGGAGAACCTCTCGGTCAGTTCCGGCGCCGCCACCGGTGACGTCGATGTCGGCAATCAACCGATGGTGGTCCCGGAAGACACCAAACTAGTGATACGCACGCAGTCTCAGGACGTGATTCACGCGTTCCACGCGCCCGAAATCGGCCTGAAGGCCGACGCCGTCCCCGGGCAGAAGAACTACCTCATCACGAACGTCACCCAGAAAGGCACCTACCAGCTCTACTGCGCGGAGTTCTGCGGACAGGGTCACTCGGAGATGCTCGGCACCATCGCAGTCGTCGAGGAAGACACCTACGAGGAGTGGGTCGAGGACCCCGAGAACACGACCATCGACGTTTAA
- a CDS encoding biotin--[acetyl-CoA-carboxylase] ligase, which yields MTVDADRLRSLVDAPVVHRESVPSTNDVARAEGRDGAAHGAFVVADEQSAGRGRTGNAWASPPGGVWSSTLVYPDFDASHVGRLTFAGGVAAAETVESFGVDAALKWPNDVVVGDDARKLCGVLTEAVVDEVPVAGKPVDEVLPGTDPADAELSFAVLGIGVNAALDPSDLDVDRDVTTLRAEVGGVDATEVASTLHERLLARVDDVATDNGFAAVLDAWRERSATLGERVRVETRSGETVVGDATGVTSRGALVVETEDGPVEVTEGECSRLRRA from the coding sequence ATGACAGTCGACGCGGACCGGCTGCGCTCGCTCGTCGACGCGCCGGTCGTCCACCGCGAGTCCGTCCCGAGTACGAACGATGTCGCGCGCGCCGAGGGCCGCGACGGCGCAGCCCACGGCGCGTTCGTCGTCGCCGACGAGCAGAGCGCGGGCCGCGGCCGCACGGGGAACGCGTGGGCGTCGCCGCCGGGCGGCGTCTGGTCGAGCACGCTCGTCTACCCCGACTTCGACGCGAGCCACGTGGGACGGCTGACGTTCGCGGGCGGCGTGGCGGCCGCCGAGACCGTCGAGTCGTTCGGCGTGGACGCGGCGCTGAAGTGGCCCAACGACGTGGTCGTCGGCGACGACGCGCGCAAACTCTGTGGCGTACTCACCGAGGCAGTCGTCGACGAGGTGCCGGTCGCGGGCAAGCCCGTCGACGAGGTGCTGCCGGGCACGGACCCCGCGGACGCCGAACTGTCGTTCGCGGTGCTTGGCATCGGCGTGAACGCGGCCCTCGACCCGAGTGACCTCGACGTGGACAGGGACGTGACAACCTTGCGGGCGGAAGTCGGAGGCGTCGACGCGACCGAAGTGGCGTCGACGCTGCACGAGCGACTGCTCGCGCGCGTCGACGACGTCGCGACCGACAACGGGTTCGCCGCGGTACTGGACGCGTGGCGCGAGCGCAGCGCGACGCTCGGCGAGCGCGTTCGCGTGGAGACGCGCAGTGGCGAGACAGTCGTCGGGGACGCCACCGGAGTCACGTCGCGTGGCGCGCTCGTCGTCGAGACCGAGGACGGCCCGGTAGAGGTGACGGAAGGCGAGTGCAGTCGGCTCCGCCGCGCGTAG
- a CDS encoding heme-copper oxidase subunit III, producing MTVTDDSTDDHGHHLPAVEDWPKGFGEASWWPFVTALGAAGFYIGAALYVLGQNETFGFVTPMVGPAVFVGSAFVFLAGLYGWVYHAFVKHFWSRETTGGKALRWGMILFLGTEIATFGAGFAYYFFIRAGSQWSQAVSHVPEGFLGALVLANTAILVVSSVTLHFAHVALRKGNRSRFLGLLVSTLVLGVVFIAGQIYEYYEFIVHEGLSLSGGLFESAFFGLTGLHGLHVTLGAVLLGIVTVRAFKGQYSHGRDVSVSTVSMYWHFVDAVWIFLVVVLYVGAELSF from the coding sequence ATGACCGTCACGGACGACTCGACCGACGACCACGGCCACCACCTGCCGGCCGTGGAGGACTGGCCGAAGGGCTTCGGGGAGGCCAGCTGGTGGCCGTTCGTCACCGCGCTCGGCGCCGCCGGGTTCTACATCGGCGCCGCGCTGTACGTACTCGGACAGAACGAGACGTTCGGGTTCGTCACCCCGATGGTCGGTCCGGCCGTCTTCGTGGGGAGCGCGTTCGTCTTCCTCGCGGGCCTGTACGGCTGGGTGTACCACGCCTTCGTGAAGCACTTCTGGAGCCGGGAGACCACCGGCGGCAAGGCGCTGCGCTGGGGGATGATACTGTTCCTCGGCACGGAAATCGCGACGTTCGGTGCCGGGTTCGCGTACTACTTCTTCATCCGCGCGGGCTCGCAGTGGTCCCAGGCAGTCAGTCACGTCCCCGAGGGGTTCCTCGGCGCGCTCGTCCTCGCGAACACCGCCATCCTCGTGGTCTCCAGTGTCACGCTGCACTTCGCGCACGTCGCGCTGCGTAAGGGGAACCGCTCGCGGTTCCTCGGCCTGCTCGTCTCGACGCTCGTGCTCGGCGTGGTGTTCATCGCCGGCCAGATTTACGAGTACTACGAGTTCATCGTCCACGAGGGGCTGTCGCTGTCGGGCGGCCTCTTCGAGAGCGCGTTCTTCGGGCTGACCGGCCTGCACGGCCTGCACGTCACGCTCGGCGCGGTGCTTCTGGGCATCGTCACGGTGCGCGCGTTCAAGGGCCAGTACTCCCACGGGCGCGACGTCTCCGTCAGCACCGTCTCGATGTACTGGCACTTCGTCGACGCCGTCTGGATCTTCCTCGTCGTCGTGCTGTACGTCGGCGCCGAACTCAGCTTCTAG
- a CDS encoding DUF6684 family protein, protein MSSSIFDTDTLLDLTVNIVPLAILAFFFVGFVAVNPWGSGFTLERVIQFILVGWMLVALTILTYVAAKRIETGDEEVGPH, encoded by the coding sequence ATGAGTTCCAGCATCTTCGACACGGACACCCTTCTCGACCTCACGGTCAACATCGTCCCGCTCGCCATCCTCGCGTTCTTCTTCGTCGGGTTCGTGGCCGTGAATCCGTGGGGGTCGGGCTTCACCCTCGAACGCGTCATCCAGTTCATCCTCGTGGGTTGGATGCTGGTCGCGCTCACCATCCTCACGTACGTCGCCGCCAAGCGCATCGAGACCGGCGACGAGGAAGTCGGCCCGCACTGA
- the ctaD gene encoding cytochrome c oxidase subunit I, whose translation MASSSLVLTVLMGVLLVAVAASLARLEDWRSYTPLSDVGGALGDRTDHGHEEKPGGIVRWFTTVDHKDIGILYGMYGAIAFVWGGLAVLLMRIELAAPATNIIDPALYNGLLTSHGITMLFLFGTPMIAAFGNYFIPLLIDADDMAFPRINAIAFWLLPPGALLVWSGFLLPGVATAQTSWTMYTPLSIQMSSPAIDMMLLGLHLTGVSATMGAINFIATIFTERGDDVGWPSLDIFSWTMLTQSGLILFAFPLLGSALVMLLLDRNFGTTFFTVAGGDPILWQHLFWFFGHPEVYILVLPPMGIVSLVLPKFSGRKLFGFKFVVYSTLAIGVLSFGVWAHHMFTTGIDPRLRASFMAVSLAIAIPSAVKVFNWITTMWNGKLRLTAPMLFCIGFVQNFIIGGVTGIFLAAIPVDLILHDTYYVVGHFHFIVYGAIGFALFAGSYYWFPMVTGRMYQKKLAHAHFWLGLIGSNLTFLAMLWLGYGGMPRRYATYLPQFATAHQIATAGAFLIGISTLLWVWNMVVSWKEGPKVDSGDPWDLEETGQLTNDWAWYEQQRDSPVPATDGGEPDDGQSAD comes from the coding sequence ATGGCCTCGTCATCACTGGTGCTAACCGTGCTGATGGGCGTGCTTCTCGTCGCGGTGGCTGCCTCCCTCGCTCGTCTCGAGGACTGGCGGTCGTACACGCCTCTCAGTGACGTCGGCGGTGCGCTCGGCGACCGCACCGACCACGGACACGAAGAGAAACCGGGCGGCATCGTCCGGTGGTTCACGACGGTCGACCACAAGGACATCGGGATTCTGTACGGCATGTACGGCGCTATCGCGTTCGTCTGGGGCGGCCTCGCCGTGCTCCTGATGCGCATCGAACTCGCCGCGCCGGCGACCAACATCATCGACCCCGCGCTGTACAACGGCCTCCTGACCAGTCACGGCATCACGATGCTGTTCCTGTTCGGGACGCCGATGATCGCGGCGTTCGGGAACTACTTCATCCCGCTGCTCATCGACGCCGACGACATGGCGTTCCCGCGCATCAACGCCATCGCGTTCTGGCTGCTCCCGCCGGGTGCGCTCCTCGTCTGGAGCGGCTTCCTGCTACCGGGCGTCGCCACCGCCCAGACGAGCTGGACGATGTACACGCCGCTGTCCATCCAGATGTCCAGCCCCGCCATCGACATGATGCTGCTCGGCCTCCACCTCACGGGGGTTTCGGCGACGATGGGCGCCATCAACTTCATCGCGACCATCTTCACCGAGCGCGGGGACGACGTCGGCTGGCCGAGCCTCGACATCTTCTCGTGGACGATGCTCACGCAGTCCGGCCTGATTCTGTTCGCGTTCCCGCTGCTGGGCAGCGCGCTCGTCATGCTGCTGCTCGACCGGAACTTCGGCACGACGTTCTTCACCGTCGCCGGCGGTGACCCGATTCTCTGGCAACACCTGTTCTGGTTCTTCGGCCACCCCGAAGTCTACATTCTGGTGTTGCCCCCAATGGGCATCGTCAGTCTCGTCCTGCCGAAGTTTTCGGGGCGGAAACTGTTCGGGTTCAAGTTCGTCGTCTACTCGACGCTCGCCATCGGCGTGCTCTCCTTCGGTGTGTGGGCCCACCACATGTTCACGACGGGCATCGATCCACGCCTCCGCGCTAGCTTCATGGCGGTGTCACTAGCAATCGCGATACCATCCGCGGTGAAGGTGTTCAACTGGATTACGACGATGTGGAACGGGAAGCTACGGCTCACCGCGCCGATGCTGTTCTGCATCGGCTTCGTCCAGAACTTCATCATCGGCGGCGTCACCGGCATCTTCCTCGCCGCCATCCCCGTGGACCTCATCCTCCACGACACCTACTACGTCGTCGGCCACTTCCACTTCATCGTCTACGGCGCCATCGGGTTCGCGCTGTTCGCCGGTTCGTACTACTGGTTCCCGATGGTCACCGGCCGTATGTACCAGAAGAAGCTGGCGCACGCACACTTCTGGCTCGGCCTCATCGGGTCGAATCTGACGTTCCTCGCGATGCTGTGGCTCGGCTACGGCGGCATGCCGCGCCGGTACGCGACGTACCTCCCGCAGTTCGCTACCGCCCACCAGATTGCGACCGCGGGCGCGTTCCTCATCGGCATCAGCACCCTGCTGTGGGTGTGGAACATGGTCGTCTCCTGGAAGGAGGGACCGAAAGTCGACAGCGGCGACCCGTGGGACCTCGAAGAGACCGGACAGCTCACCAACGACTGGGCGTGGTACGAGCAACAGCGTGACTCGCCGGTCCCGGCGACGGACGGCGGCGAACCTGACGACGGCCAGTCCGCGGACTGA
- a CDS encoding GNAT family N-acetyltransferase, which translates to MKVREATHDDADGIRRVADASLEATYAGQLGEDIVAAAADEWYGTDRLADRLDVADVVFLVVVVDDRVVAFSESELDVRQPTGEDSLESASGVAAIQWLHVHPDHRDEGLGGRLLERTESDLFERGANRVEGRVLAANRAGNEFYRASGYGRTGKRTLDIAGETYTEHLYVNLSEGEAAELTEEHEVDGDTVFVAYDERERGSAGPFHAAYNTADREDRYGFYCANCGSLDTTMDAMGRVECGDCGNERKATRWDSAYL; encoded by the coding sequence ATGAAGGTTCGGGAAGCCACTCACGACGACGCAGACGGTATTCGGCGCGTGGCGGACGCGTCACTGGAGGCGACGTACGCCGGCCAACTCGGCGAGGACATCGTCGCGGCCGCCGCCGACGAGTGGTACGGCACCGACCGACTCGCCGACCGCCTCGACGTCGCGGACGTCGTCTTCCTCGTGGTCGTCGTCGACGACCGCGTGGTCGCGTTCTCGGAGAGCGAACTCGACGTCCGCCAGCCCACCGGCGAGGACTCCCTCGAATCCGCGTCCGGCGTCGCGGCCATCCAGTGGCTGCACGTCCACCCCGACCACCGGGACGAGGGACTGGGCGGCCGCCTGCTCGAACGCACCGAGAGCGACCTCTTCGAGCGCGGCGCGAACCGCGTGGAGGGCCGCGTGCTCGCGGCGAACCGCGCGGGCAACGAGTTCTACCGAGCCAGCGGCTACGGCCGCACCGGCAAGCGGACGCTCGACATCGCCGGCGAGACGTACACCGAACACCTCTACGTGAACCTCTCGGAGGGCGAGGCCGCGGAACTCACGGAGGAACACGAGGTCGACGGCGACACCGTCTTCGTCGCGTACGACGAGCGCGAGCGCGGTTCGGCGGGGCCGTTCCACGCGGCCTACAACACGGCCGACCGCGAGGACCGCTACGGGTTCTACTGTGCGAACTGCGGGTCGCTTGACACGACAATGGACGCGATGGGGCGCGTCGAGTGCGGTGACTGCGGGAACGAGCGGAAGGCGACGCGGTGGGACTCGGCGTACCTCTAA
- a CDS encoding methylmalonyl-CoA mutase, with product MYDDDDLADIRESRDEWETDTLDAYGERKGRFATVSNMEVDRLYTPDDVADLDYDDDLGFPGEFPYTRGVYPTGYRGRTWTMRQFAGFGTAEETNERFHYLIDEGQTGLSTAFDMPSLMGLDSDDPMSLGEVGKEGVAVDTLRDMEILFDGIDLSEVSTSFTINPSAPVVYAMYLALADQQGVPREEIRGTLQNDMLKEFIAQKEWVVPPEPSLDLVTDVVEYCAVETPKFHPISVSGYHIREAGSTAVQELAFTLADGFAYVEDAIERGLDVDEFAPQLSFFFNSHNSIFEEIAKFRAARRIYARVMDERYDAEADASKQLKFHTQTAGQSLTAQQPLNNVARVTLQALAAVLGGSQSVHTNSYDEALALPSEDAVRVALRTQQIIAEESGAADIIDPLGGSFAVEALTDEVEEEVMAYIDEIEAKGDGSIRDGVLAGIEEGYFHREIQEAAYEYQSRVDDGEETVVGVNAYEVDEDTSPDTLHVDEDATRERQLGRLADVKAERDDDAVEDALDALREGIHDDENTVPYIVDAVKAYATMGEIMQVFEDEFGGYQETAAVA from the coding sequence ATGTACGACGACGACGACCTCGCGGACATCCGCGAATCCCGCGACGAGTGGGAGACCGATACCCTCGACGCCTACGGCGAGCGCAAGGGTCGCTTCGCGACGGTCTCGAACATGGAGGTCGACCGGCTCTACACCCCAGATGACGTGGCGGACCTCGACTACGACGACGACCTCGGGTTCCCGGGGGAGTTCCCGTACACGCGCGGCGTCTATCCGACCGGCTACCGCGGCCGGACGTGGACGATGCGCCAGTTCGCTGGCTTCGGCACCGCCGAGGAAACCAACGAGCGCTTCCACTACCTCATCGACGAGGGGCAGACCGGGCTCTCGACGGCCTTCGACATGCCCTCGCTGATGGGCTTGGACAGCGACGACCCGATGAGCCTCGGCGAAGTCGGCAAGGAGGGCGTCGCCGTCGACACCCTCCGCGACATGGAGATTCTGTTCGACGGCATCGACCTCTCGGAGGTCTCGACGTCGTTCACCATCAACCCGAGCGCACCGGTCGTCTACGCGATGTACCTCGCGCTCGCCGACCAGCAGGGCGTCCCCCGCGAGGAGATTCGAGGCACCCTCCAGAACGACATGCTCAAGGAGTTCATCGCGCAGAAGGAGTGGGTCGTCCCCCCGGAGCCCAGTCTCGACCTCGTGACCGACGTCGTGGAGTACTGCGCTGTGGAGACGCCGAAGTTCCACCCCATCTCGGTGTCGGGCTACCACATCCGGGAAGCCGGCTCGACGGCGGTACAGGAGCTGGCGTTCACGCTCGCGGACGGGTTCGCGTACGTCGAGGACGCCATAGAGCGGGGGCTCGACGTCGACGAGTTCGCGCCCCAGCTCTCCTTCTTCTTCAACTCGCACAACTCCATCTTCGAGGAGATTGCGAAGTTCCGCGCCGCCCGCCGCATCTACGCCCGCGTGATGGACGAACGCTACGACGCGGAGGCGGACGCGTCCAAGCAGTTGAAGTTCCACACCCAGACCGCGGGACAGAGTCTGACCGCCCAGCAGCCGTTGAACAACGTCGCCCGCGTCACCCTGCAGGCGCTGGCCGCAGTCTTGGGTGGCTCACAGAGCGTTCACACGAACTCCTACGACGAGGCGCTCGCGCTCCCCAGCGAGGACGCCGTACGGGTCGCGCTGCGCACCCAACAGATTATCGCCGAGGAGTCCGGCGCGGCCGACATCATCGACCCGCTCGGCGGGAGTTTCGCCGTCGAAGCGCTCACCGACGAAGTCGAGGAGGAAGTGATGGCGTACATCGACGAAATCGAGGCGAAAGGCGACGGCTCGATTCGGGACGGCGTGCTCGCGGGCATCGAAGAGGGGTACTTCCACCGCGAGATTCAGGAGGCCGCCTACGAGTACCAGTCCCGCGTCGACGACGGCGAGGAGACGGTCGTCGGCGTCAACGCCTACGAAGTAGACGAGGACACCAGCCCCGACACCCTCCACGTCGACGAGGACGCCACCCGCGAGCGCCAACTCGGGCGGCTGGCGGACGTGAAAGCCGAGCGCGACGACGACGCCGTCGAAGACGCGCTGGACGCGCTCCGCGAGGGCATCCACGACGACGAGAACACGGTCCCCTACATCGTGGACGCGGTGAAAGCGTACGCCACGATGGGCGAAATCATGCAGGTGTTCGAGGACGAGTTCGGCGGCTACCAAGAGACCGCCGCGGTCGCTTAG
- a CDS encoding ABC transporter permease, translated as MSAPTDDAGAGEAAAVDTGARGYLRFFLAAFRKKLLLLVRYPVNTLSQFGTFLLVFFVLFYGGRAVAPAAISESIEGIIVGYLLWSMSLTAYSGLSWGVTREAQWGTLEQLFMSPFGFGPVMAVKTAVNVVESFLWGAATLLVMMVVTGRWLTLDPLTVLPLGVLALAPAIGVGFVFGGLAIRFKRIENAFQLVQFAFIGLIAAPVDQYPLLKWLPLAQGSSLLRTAMQDGVALWNLPPAELGILVATGVGYLVIGYAAFHYCQQWARREGVMGHY; from the coding sequence GTGAGCGCGCCGACCGACGACGCCGGCGCGGGCGAAGCCGCCGCCGTCGACACGGGCGCGAGGGGGTACCTCCGATTCTTCCTCGCCGCGTTCCGGAAGAAACTGCTGTTGCTCGTTCGCTACCCCGTGAACACGCTCTCCCAGTTCGGGACGTTCCTGCTGGTGTTCTTCGTCCTGTTCTACGGCGGTCGCGCCGTCGCACCCGCCGCCATCTCCGAGAGCATCGAGGGCATCATCGTCGGCTACCTGCTGTGGAGCATGTCCCTCACGGCGTACTCGGGGCTGTCGTGGGGCGTCACGCGCGAGGCCCAGTGGGGGACCCTCGAACAGTTGTTCATGTCGCCGTTCGGCTTCGGGCCGGTGATGGCCGTCAAGACCGCCGTGAACGTCGTTGAGTCGTTCCTCTGGGGCGCCGCGACGCTGCTCGTGATGATGGTCGTGACGGGACGCTGGCTCACGCTCGACCCGCTGACGGTGCTGCCGTTGGGCGTGCTCGCGCTCGCGCCCGCAATCGGCGTCGGCTTCGTCTTCGGCGGGCTCGCGATTCGGTTCAAGCGCATCGAGAACGCCTTTCAGCTCGTGCAGTTCGCGTTCATCGGTCTCATCGCCGCGCCCGTCGACCAGTACCCGCTGTTGAAGTGGCTGCCGCTGGCGCAGGGCAGCAGTCTCCTGCGGACCGCGATGCAGGACGGCGTCGCGCTCTGGAACCTCCCGCCGGCCGAACTGGGTATCCTCGTCGCGACCGGTGTGGGCTACCTCGTCATCGGCTACGCTGCGTTCCACTACTGCCAGCAGTGGGCACGCCGCGAGGGCGTGATGGGGCACTACTGA
- a CDS encoding ABC transporter ATP-binding protein, with amino-acid sequence MQQQSHPERRTERSADPDGEEVLVVDDLQKTYGEGDNAVHAVDGVSFSVQRGEVVGVLGPNGAGKTTTIKSILGLVLPTGGTVEIAGEDAHDDPRRVYRHVGAMLEGARNVYWRLTVRENLEFFAALGGQNPAAARDRHDRLLSQFGLAGKGDEAVNDLSRGQRQKVSLACTLARGTDVVFLDEPTLGLDVEASLELRRELRRLADEESITVVLSSHDMDVVEDVCDRVVILSDGEVIADDAIEDLVRVFETQAYRVTVDGAVSESVRERLASGFDAADWERAGDRTRFDVTLTDGDALYDVLDVLRNADLALVDVDGLDPDLEDVFLEVTGRAAGNAEGS; translated from the coding sequence ATGCAACAGCAGAGCCACCCTGAACGGCGGACCGAGCGTTCCGCCGACCCCGACGGCGAGGAGGTGCTCGTCGTGGACGACCTCCAGAAGACGTACGGCGAGGGCGACAACGCCGTCCACGCCGTCGACGGCGTGTCGTTCTCGGTGCAGCGCGGCGAAGTCGTCGGCGTGCTCGGACCGAACGGCGCCGGCAAGACGACCACCATCAAGTCGATTCTCGGACTCGTGCTTCCGACCGGCGGCACCGTCGAAATCGCCGGCGAGGACGCCCACGACGACCCGCGACGCGTCTACCGGCACGTCGGCGCGATGCTGGAGGGCGCGCGCAACGTCTACTGGCGGCTCACCGTCCGCGAGAACCTGGAGTTCTTCGCGGCGCTGGGCGGACAGAACCCAGCGGCCGCCCGCGACCGCCACGACCGGTTGCTCTCGCAGTTCGGCCTCGCCGGGAAGGGCGACGAGGCGGTCAACGACCTCTCGCGGGGACAGAGGCAGAAGGTGTCGCTGGCGTGTACGCTGGCGCGCGGCACCGACGTGGTCTTCCTCGACGAACCGACACTGGGCCTCGACGTCGAGGCGTCGCTGGAACTGCGCCGCGAACTCCGACGACTCGCCGACGAGGAGTCGATTACGGTGGTGCTCTCCAGCCACGACATGGACGTCGTCGAGGACGTCTGCGACCGCGTGGTCATCCTCTCGGACGGTGAAGTCATCGCCGACGACGCCATCGAGGACCTCGTGCGCGTCTTCGAGACGCAGGCGTACCGCGTCACCGTCGACGGAGCCGTGTCCGAGAGCGTCCGCGAGCGACTCGCGAGCGGGTTCGACGCCGCCGACTGGGAGCGTGCGGGCGACCGTACGCGCTTCGACGTGACGCTGACCGACGGCGACGCGCTCTACGACGTCCTCGACGTGCTCCGGAACGCGGACCTCGCGCTCGTTGACGTGGACGGCCTCGACCCGGACCTCGAAGACGTCTTCCTCGAAGTCACCGGGCGCGCGGCCGGCAATGCGGAGGGGTCGTAG